The sequence GCGCTGGCGGCCGCGGTGCCCACCTGCGGGGCGTCGGTCGCCACCGCGGGCACGGCGTCGGAGGTGAAGCTCGGCACGACCGCCGCGAAGACGACGAAGAAGGTCTCGAAGGTCCGCGAGCTGCTGCAGAAGATCCTCGACTGGCTGCAGAAGATGAAGGCCAAGCTGGCGGCGACGAAGCTGGGCAAGGTGTTCGCCGAGGGCAAGACCGCGGAGAAGCTGGCCGAGATCGGGCAGCGCGACGCCGGCATGGGCCTGGTCGACAAGCTCAAGGGCGCCGAAGGCATGATCGGCAAGCGGGCCGGGAAGAACGCCCTGTCCGAGATCGCGAAGAAGGGCGGGGAGGCGGCCGCCAAGGGCGTCTTCGGGTTCAACCCGGCCAAGCCCGGCGACAACCCGGCCAAGACGCTCAACGACCATCTCGGCAAGCTCAACAGCCACGTCAAGAACGCCAAGAAGGCGAGCGACTACGGCGAGACCGGCACCGGCCAATCCGACGATGAGACGCGCGAGGACCTGGACTTCTGATGGCGGGCGTGGTGGCGGTCGTCGCGATCGCGGCGGTGTTCGCGGTGGTGGCGGCGATCTGGTGGCGGTCGCACACGAAGTTCGTCGACAGCCGCAAGGAGCACTGGTTCAAGGCCTTCGCGGCCGAGCGCGGCGGCACCTTCGACAGCGGCGTCCCCAGCGACGCGCGGGCGGTGCCGACCTTCGGGGTGCTGCACCCGAGCGGCCGCCCGCTGGCCGGGAGCACCCACACGACGTGGGTCGAGTTCCGCCACGGCGACCGCCCGGTCGTCGCCATCGACGCCCAGGAGCCGTACCGGCACTTCGACGACCACACCTACTTCCGCGACATCCACGTCACGCAGGTGCGGGTGCCGCCGTGCCCGGAGCTGCGGATCACCGCGGGGCAGGTGTCGATGCCGACGGACGCGCGCCTCGAAGGCGAGCTGACCCGGTGGCTGGCCGCCAACCCGCACTTCGCCCAGCGGGACGTCGTCGTCGAGCACGGGTCGGCGCGGACGTGGGGGCAGGGCTGCGCGACCCGGCAGAACATCGTGGCCGAGGCCGGCTACCTCGACAGCTTGGCGGACAGCCTGCCCGCGGCGCTGTGGAGCGTCAGCGGCGGCGCGTAGTGAGGTGGGTCAGGCCCGCCGACAACGCGAACACCAGCCCCAGTCCGACGATGTACGGGCCGGCCAGCAGGGCGAAGCCCGCGCCGATGTTGGCGTCGGGCTGATCGGACGTCGACCGGAAGCCGATCGCGCCCACCGACAGCAGGATCGCGCCCACCGTGATCAGCAGGACGGCCACCACCGCCAGGCGCTTCGTGACAGGCGTCATCCCCCCATCGTGCCCGGGCCACGGGGAATTCGCTGGACAGCGACCCCAGGATGAGGACGTGGACTGGAAGATCACCCGGATCGACGTCGCCCACCCGGACGCCGTCGCGATCATGCGCGACTACATGGACGAAGTCGCTTCGCGCTATTACGGGCGTCCGATCACCGAAGCCGAGCTCGCGCAATACGTGGCCGAAGAACCGGGCACCGACCTGGTGCCGCCCACCGGGGCGTTCCTCGTCGGGTACCTCGACGGGGACGTCGCGGGCTGTGCCGGGACCCGGGTCGTCGCGCCGGGGATCAGCGAGCTGACGAAGGTCTTCGTCAAGCCGGCCCACCGGGGTACCGGCGGCGCGCCCGCGCTGGTGGCGGCCGCCGAGGAAGCCGCGCGGCGACTAGGTTCCCGGCTCATGCGGCTCGACACCCGCCACGACCTGTTCGAGGCCCGCGCGCTCTACGCGAAGGTCGGCTACGCCGAGGTCGAGCCGTTCAACGACGGGCAGTTCGCCGAGCACTGGTTCTCGAAGGCCCTCAGCTGACGCAGGCGGCAACTTCGCCCGGCGCCGACTTCTGCGTCTTCACCACGTGGCCGCCGACCGAGACGCGGCATTCGACCGCGCCGCTCCCCTGCCCGAGCAGCTGGATGGACCCGGGCGCCGCCCAGCTGAGTTCCTTCCGCCACGGCAACGGGACCGCGAGTTCCTGGTGGACCAGGCCGAGGCCGTTCGAGTCGTAGACGACCGTCGCCGTGCCGGTGCCCGCCAGCTCGTACGTCACCTGGTAGCCGGCCGGCGCCGGCGGGGTCGACGTGTACGTCGCCGTCGCCAGGATCGTGCGCGGCGGCACCGACGACAGCGACGGCTCCCCCACCACCGCGACCGGCGGGGCCGGTGGGGACGAGCCGTCGTCGCCGAGGATGAAGCTGCCCGCGGTCACCGCGGCGATCGCGATCACGGCGATGCCGAGCCTGCCCACCAGCTGCCGGTTCATGGGGACTCCCAAGGAAAAGGGGGCGGCCCCTCGGGCGCGAGGGGCCGCCGCCGGGGTCAGAAGGAGGGCAGGAGCTTGCCCGGGACACCGTTGACCGACTGGATCAGGCCGAGCACCGGGACGCCGAGCGGGGCGAACGTCCAGATGTTGTTCAGGCCACTGGTGTCCGGCTCGTCGACCACGACGACCCCGGGGGCATCGGCGGCCAGCGCGGGCGCGGCCGCGCCGAACAGGGCCGCACCGGTGAGGATCGCGACAGCGAGGGTCTTCTTCATGGGTTCTCTCCGTTTCAGGAAACTGCGGTGATCAGGTCGAAGACGGGGGCGAGCAGGTCGACCGGCTGGCCGAGCGGGCCGAGCACACCGCCGAGGTCGACGCCGGGCACGAGCCAGACGGAACCGTCGGTCGGGTCGGCCGAGGCGACACCGGCGGCGAGGCCGGTGAACGCCGTCGCCGCGACGAGCGGCAGCAGCACGCGGGCAGCGAGACGCTTCATGCTTTTCCTTTCCTTGCGGGGGTTTCAGCGGAGAACCGACGTGATCGGCACGATGGTTCCGTCGGGGACCCACTGGCCCGCGTAGTCGCGGTCCATCACCATTCCGGTGGCGTGGGGTTCGGTGGGGTACATCGGCATGGCGTTGACCTGGGCGGCGGCGAAGATCTGCACGTCCCCCGCCGAGTGGTCGGCGCCCAGCCAGGTCCGGAAGCCGCCCAGTGTCGGGCTTTCGCCGCCGAAGCGGTCGCCGACCGCCACGGCGTACCCGACCGCGGTCGCCTCGCGCGGGTCGAACCGCAACGGCAGCGAAGCGCTCGCCACGGCGTTGACGATCGGCCCGTTCAGCAGCCACGGCGCCAGGTACAGCCCGTACTGGTGGGTGGGTTCGAGGCGTTGCAGCTCGGCCGCCCGCGTCATCGCGGTGTACCCGGCGGCCCAGCCGGAGACGACGACGAGCGCGGTGTCGGGCCCGGCGTCCGGCCGCACGGCGAGTCCCGTGCGCGCCGCCGTTTCCCGCACCAGCTTCGCGGCCGCGACACCGCGCGGGGAGCCGTCCTCGACCAGCGTGAGCGCGGACGGCTTCCGCCCGGCGAGGAACTCGACGAGCTTGACCAGCGCTCCCCCGTCTTCCGGCGTCAGCGCGTCGGACGGGCAGGCGCTCAGCACGTCGGCGCGGCCGGCGACCAGGCCGCCGAGCGCCGCCGAAGCGCACTCCGGCGCGTCGGCGTCGGTGATCGCCGGGCCGGGCGCGGTCCCGGCGTCGACCTCGACGACGCTAGTCGTGTCACCGCGGCGGATTTCCAGGTCGCTGCGGCCGGGCGGCAAGTCGACCTCGGCCCACGTGCCCTCGGCGCCGGGCCGCGCGACGGCCTTGGTGACCAGGCCCCCGCGCACGCCGGCGGACAGGTCGTCGCCCGCGCTCGCCGGGAAGTGGACGACGTTGCGGCCCGGCCGCTGCGGGCTGACGAGCACCGGGAACCCGGCCTCGTCGGCCAGCAGCGGGACGCCGGGCACGGGCAGCGGCGGGGGCGCCGGGATCGCGCCGAGCGCGCTCCACGCGACGAACCCGAGCGCGACGCCGAGCACGCCGAACCGGTAAGCGCGGGCTTTGAAGACCCCGGCGAGCACGCTCACCACGACCGGCAGCACCACGACGGCGACCACCGCGAGCCCGAAGAGCGTCGAGTAGAGCCGCCGGTCGAAGCCGAGGCCGGACAGCCCGAACCGGACCGCGCCGGCCAGGACCAGCAGGCCGCCGAGGGTGAGCGCGAGCGGCCCGGGCCGGACGGCCGCCGTCGTGACCGGCCCGAGCAGCGCGAAGCCGAACCACACGGCCGCCCCGGCGACGAACACCGTGTCGATCGCGAACTCGACGCCGGTGCCGCCGAGCGACGTCTCCAGCACGACGAGCGCCAGCAGCGCGGCCGACGTCCAGCGGGTGGCCCGAGGGAGGAGCGGCACCGCGACCGCGAGCACGACGTGGATCGCCAGCGCGATCACGTTGACGTCGACGGCGAAAGCCGACACCACGGCGAGGAGCGCCGAAACCCCGCCGAGGACGTACAGCGTGCGAGGCGGCCGCTGTCCCGGCGGCCGCAGGAGGCCACCGCCGGCGAGGAACGCCGTGGACAGCAGCAGGGCCAGCCGGAGCACCACCGCCAGGACGTCCACAGTGGACGAACCGGTGGGCGCGGAGTGGTCGTGTTCCATCGGGACCTTCCGGGGAGAGGCGGGCGGGGCCACGGCCCCGCCCGCGTCGGCTACTTGATGTCGGCGTCCGCGACCACGAACAGCTCGGAGTGCGGCTTGGCGTTGCCGAAGTCCCCGTGCGGCCACGACTTGCGGTTGAAGTTGATGCCGACCTGGCCGGTGAACTCGTCCCGGAAGTTCGGGTCGACCGACACCTTCCCGTCCGGGCCGAGGTTCAGCAGGTTGACCTTGTGGTCACCGTCCAAACCGGACCGGGCGACGAAGTAGTTCGACACCGCGAGGTGCTGCGGCGACGTGGTTTCGTGGTAGAAACCGTCGCTGCCGAGCGCCCAGTTGTCGTAGGCGCCCCAGTGCGGGCCCGCGCCCGGCGTGCCGGGGTTGATCGGGGCCGCGCCGACGACGGTCGGCAGGTCGCCGCCCCCGCCCTGCTGCGCCTTCGCCTTGGTGTCGACCCGGCCCTGGATGTCCTCGATCCGGTCGCCGGCGTTGACCAGCTTCTGGATGTCGAGGACGTAGACGCCGCCGGTGGTGCCGGGGTCGTCGGCCCAGAGGGTGCCCTTCTGCCGCCCGACGATCGCGCGGTAGAGGTACTTGTCGTCCGGGCTCGTCTGGATCCAGCCGCCGTTGGAGCTGGCGCCGTTCGAATCGTTGTTCGCGTAGATGGACTTGTTCGCGGCGCCGTCGTCGAACACCTCGATCCAGTGCGGCTCGGCCGCGGTGATGTCCGGCGTGTAGAACACCGCGCCGCCCTGCATGGTCTGGGCGAACGCGCCCTTGTGACCCGGCAGGTTGGTCACCGTGGTCTCCATGACCGCGCGGCTCTCGGCGTGCAGCGGGTCGGCGGGATCGGCGCGCGGGCCGTCGGCCAGGTACGACACCGACTTGAGCTTCGGGTGGTTGCGGTCGGAGATGTCCCAGGTCCGCACGGTCGGCCGGCGCAGGTACGGCGACGGCTGCTTCACCGGGTCGAGGATGATGTTGCGCGGCTCGGCGTAGTCGCTCGTGACGAGCGTGTTCAGGTCCTCG is a genomic window of Amycolatopsis lexingtonensis containing:
- a CDS encoding GNAT family N-acetyltransferase encodes the protein MDWKITRIDVAHPDAVAIMRDYMDEVASRYYGRPITEAELAQYVAEEPGTDLVPPTGAFLVGYLDGDVAGCAGTRVVAPGISELTKVFVKPAHRGTGGAPALVAAAEEAARRLGSRLMRLDTRHDLFEARALYAKVGYAEVEPFNDGQFAEHWFSKALS